The Candidatus Brocadia sp. genome has a segment encoding these proteins:
- a CDS encoding 1,4-dihydroxy-6-naphthoate synthase → MKLTLGISPCPNDTFIFDAMVNKRIDTEGLSFELAISDVEKLNTLAFQHALDITKLSYYAYAHVTNQYVLLAAGSALGKNCGPLFITKPAKQKSDFESLIVAIPGKYTTANFLLSMAFPRVTNKVEMLFSEIENAIVHDKVDAGVIIHENRFTYAGKGLVKIMDLGEYWETQTGLPIPLGGIAIKRNIPAEIAQKVNRIVRKSVEYALAHPAASREFVRCHAQEMDEVVRNQHIQLYVNNYSVDLGNIGKQAVTTLFEWARRNKLINDTHENLFLQLAE, encoded by the coding sequence ATGAAACTCACCCTCGGTATTTCCCCCTGTCCCAACGACACCTTCATCTTTGATGCTATGGTGAATAAAAGAATTGATACGGAAGGATTGTCGTTTGAATTGGCCATCAGCGACGTGGAAAAATTGAATACCCTCGCCTTTCAGCATGCATTGGACATTACAAAACTCAGCTACTACGCCTATGCTCACGTAACCAACCAGTATGTTTTATTAGCTGCAGGGAGCGCCCTGGGTAAGAATTGCGGACCGTTATTCATTACAAAACCGGCAAAACAAAAATCGGACTTCGAAAGTCTAATCGTTGCAATTCCAGGAAAATACACTACCGCTAATTTTTTATTGAGCATGGCATTTCCCCGGGTAACGAATAAAGTAGAAATGCTTTTTTCAGAAATCGAAAATGCCATTGTACACGATAAGGTAGATGCAGGCGTCATTATCCACGAGAACCGGTTTACCTATGCGGGGAAAGGGCTGGTTAAAATTATGGATCTGGGAGAATATTGGGAAACACAAACAGGACTTCCCATCCCTTTGGGTGGAATCGCCATAAAACGAAATATCCCCGCTGAAATTGCTCAAAAAGTGAATCGAATTGTGAGAAAAAGCGTGGAATATGCCCTTGCCCATCCTGCAGCATCCAGGGAATTCGTCAGATGCCATGCCCAGGAGATGGATGAAGTCGTTCGGAATCAGCACATCCAGTTATACGTTAATAACTACAGTGTGGATTTGGGTAACATCGGGAAGCAAGCCGTTACAACCCTTTTTGAATGGGCAAGAAGAAATAAATTAATCAATGACACCCACGAGAACCTTTTCCTTCAATTGGCTGAATAA
- the mqnB gene encoding futalosine hydrolase, whose translation MKLLVVAATLPEIKPLLLSLGHSEIKEFCMKTIPYHQLSIDILITGVGLMHTAYFMGRVLTDNTYNLALQFGIAGSFRKDIALGTTVNVVEEVVADLGAEDREIFLDATELHLLPPDQFPYHAGKLLNKTLDSVYGVSALKRVKGISVNKVHGYQYSIDKTVSKYQPDIESMEGAAFFYACLMERVPCLQIRAISNYIEDRNKDRWNIPLAIGNLNNIALKIIHHITKH comes from the coding sequence ATGAAATTACTTGTTGTTGCAGCAACCCTCCCTGAGATTAAACCACTCTTATTATCTCTTGGACATAGTGAAATCAAAGAATTTTGCATGAAGACGATTCCCTACCACCAATTGAGCATAGATATCCTTATTACCGGGGTAGGACTGATGCATACGGCCTATTTCATGGGAAGGGTTTTGACAGACAACACCTATAATCTGGCATTGCAATTTGGAATTGCAGGCAGTTTCAGAAAAGACATTGCCCTTGGTACGACCGTAAATGTCGTGGAAGAGGTCGTGGCAGATTTAGGCGCTGAGGATAGAGAAATTTTTTTGGATGCTACGGAATTACACCTGTTACCCCCTGATCAATTCCCCTATCATGCCGGTAAATTACTGAACAAAACCTTGGATTCGGTGTATGGAGTATCAGCGCTTAAAAGGGTAAAAGGTATCAGCGTCAATAAAGTTCATGGTTACCAATACAGTATTGATAAAACTGTTTCAAAATATCAGCCTGATATTGAAAGCATGGAAGGGGCGGCATTTTTTTATGCCTGTTTGATGGAACGTGTCCCCTGTCTTCAAATCAGGGCTATTTCAAATTATATAGAAGACAGAAACAAAGACCGGTGGAACATCCCTTTGGCTATCGGCAATCTCAATAATATCGCGTTAAAAATTATCCATCATATCACCAAGCACTGA
- a CDS encoding ABC transporter ATP-binding protein — protein MNMLFKKLRNLWEKSIIFRVFVKRYKRYFIFGTISLIVVDIINIFPPLIIKKAVDILSKEVNLTKIAIFSGLFLLASFCQGVCRYLWRMNFIGTSFRCDYDLRMAFFEHMETLSQRFFQKYKTGDLMSRATNDIGAVRMAVGPGLLIGLDAIFYFFVIPPIIIYLSPKLSFYTFLLMPLMPFIAYKIKDIIDRRFRDVQEHFSRISEKVQENISGVRIVKSFNMSGQEERIFLGLCKDFVKKNLKLAVPQSLLGPVFEYITYTGIILLLFIGGKMVIDEAITLGTLVAFQRYISMMVWPMTAIGWCLSLLQRGNASMKRIDEVMDERPEIVSKGNVIMQVIPRGKIEFRDVNFRYDRQTEWIVKDINLRINAGQRIAIVGPIGSGKSTLVNMLPRIIPVNNQSIFIDGMDINMIDVKVLRRHIGFVPQDTFLFSEKITDNILFGAETASSDYISRQFARIAGIEGEIQELPQKFESYLGERGINLSGGQKQRVTIARALAINPTIIILDDCLSAVDARVEDTIMKNILKNFPGRTLLVVTHRLPAIRDFDMIVVMKDGMIVEKGTHEQLISANGLYTSLYTKEVLEERLG, from the coding sequence ATGAATATGCTATTTAAGAAGCTGAGGAACTTGTGGGAAAAAAGCATTATCTTCAGGGTTTTCGTAAAGAGGTATAAGCGCTACTTTATCTTCGGTACAATATCGCTGATCGTCGTTGATATCATCAATATCTTTCCACCGCTCATTATCAAAAAGGCCGTAGATATTCTCTCAAAAGAGGTAAATCTCACGAAGATCGCAATCTTTTCAGGATTATTTCTCCTGGCGAGCTTCTGCCAGGGGGTGTGCCGGTACCTCTGGCGGATGAACTTTATCGGGACGTCCTTCCGGTGCGATTACGACCTCCGCATGGCCTTCTTTGAACATATGGAGACGCTCTCCCAGAGATTTTTTCAAAAGTATAAGACTGGTGACCTCATGTCAAGGGCAACCAACGACATTGGTGCCGTTCGTATGGCCGTAGGACCGGGATTATTGATCGGCCTGGATGCCATATTTTACTTTTTTGTGATACCTCCGATTATTATCTATTTATCCCCAAAGCTATCTTTCTATACATTTCTCCTGATGCCACTAATGCCCTTCATCGCCTATAAAATCAAGGATATCATTGACAGACGATTCCGTGATGTGCAGGAACACTTTTCAAGGATTAGCGAAAAGGTACAAGAAAATATATCGGGTGTCCGTATTGTAAAGTCATTTAACATGTCAGGACAGGAAGAAAGGATATTCCTGGGACTGTGTAAAGACTTTGTGAAGAAAAATCTTAAACTCGCCGTTCCCCAATCCCTCCTGGGGCCTGTGTTCGAATATATCACTTATACGGGCATAATTCTACTGCTTTTCATTGGGGGAAAGATGGTTATCGATGAGGCGATTACCCTGGGTACTCTGGTGGCTTTTCAACGGTATATCTCCATGATGGTCTGGCCCATGACCGCCATTGGATGGTGTTTATCCCTTCTGCAGCGTGGAAATGCCTCCATGAAACGTATTGACGAAGTGATGGATGAAAGGCCAGAAATCGTCTCAAAAGGTAACGTTATAATGCAAGTTATCCCCAGGGGTAAGATTGAATTTCGGGATGTAAACTTTCGATATGACCGCCAGACGGAATGGATAGTAAAAGACATAAATCTCAGGATTAACGCCGGACAGCGTATCGCCATCGTAGGTCCAATAGGCAGCGGAAAATCAACCTTAGTTAATATGCTTCCGCGCATCATCCCGGTAAATAACCAGAGCATCTTTATAGACGGCATGGATATCAATATGATAGATGTCAAGGTTTTACGGCGGCATATTGGCTTTGTCCCTCAGGACACATTCCTGTTTTCTGAAAAGATTACGGATAATATATTATTCGGAGCAGAAACAGCAAGTAGCGATTACATTTCCCGGCAATTTGCCCGTATTGCTGGGATTGAAGGCGAGATTCAGGAACTTCCCCAAAAATTTGAAAGTTATCTGGGTGAACGGGGAATCAACCTGTCAGGTGGACAAAAACAGCGGGTTACCATTGCGCGGGCGCTGGCCATTAATCCCACCATTATTATCCTGGATGATTGCCTTTCAGCCGTGGATGCACGGGTAGAAGACACCATCATGAAAAATATCCTGAAAAATTTTCCGGGCAGGACGCTGCTGGTCGTAACTCATAGACTACCCGCTATCAGAGATTTTGATATGATTGTAGTAATGAAAGACGGCATGATCGTTGAAAAAGGCACACATGAACAGCTTATAAGCGCCAATGGATTGTACACCTCCTTATATACAAAAGAGGTATTGGAAGAAAGACTCGGTTAG